Proteins encoded in a region of the Oscillospiraceae bacterium MB24-C1 genome:
- the mfd gene encoding transcription-repair coupling factor has translation MKLLGILERSTQFQTLVKGVSDGNTPFGCVGLSHIHKAHFATGLQQHFNAPVLLIAPDEPSAVRLFEDIRALLPQTTVLHFPAKELMLHPAEAVSREYEFARLGCLEALRCGSALVVASAEAALQYTISPEALMTRSALVKGSFAGGLDGLVALLHAAGYTRCEQVEGVCTFAVRGGIVDFFSPSLPEPVRVEFWGDDIDSICFFSPDTQRRGEFADEIMITPAREALPPEGGLAPMLEALLSQQKKSSPATAELSSLLEAVRADVAPGSLDRFLPVLYGRPFTLFDHLPDNGLLLISDPAACREGLTAALWQLNEDVVSLLEQGVCFNGCDRFSGDFDDLLCVAADKKSVILDTFARSVPDLRLRGLLNVHALALAPWGGELEHLLEDVRPYLHSGFSVTVLLPTRRGCEALVRDLVAEGVDATYAERPAFTTGVIVTDLTISAGFEYPEDKFAVISHARAAAPPKRIKKRRASDAIRSLSDLNQGDYVVHATHGIGVFSGIVKREVLGVVKDYIKIRYHGTDTLFVPVTQLDLVSKYIGKSEDGIVKLSRLGSAEWQKTRARVRAAVADMAEELTALYKKRLVAVGFAFSQDTDWQRDFELRFPYEETDDQLRCIAEIKQDMQSSRPMDRLLCGDVGFGKTEVAIRAAFKCVNDSKQCAVLVPTTILAWQHYQTFTRRMEGFPIRIELLSRFKSPKQQAEVIRQLKTGEVDVVIGTHRLLQKDVEYKDLGLCVIDEEQRFGVAHKERFKQLRESVDVLTLSATPIPRTLSMAMSGIRDMSIIEEAPQDRHPVQTYVLEHDWLVIAEALKRELRRGGQAFYLHNRTESIDGCAARLREMLPDARIATAHGKMTEEQLSKIWQSLVDRDIDILVCTTIIETGVDVPNCNTLIIEDADRMGLSQLYQLRGRVGRSTRRAFAYLTFRPMKALTEIAAKRLNAIKEFTAFGSGFRIAMRDMEIRGAGSVLGAQQHGHMEAVGYEMYLRLLSEAVAESKGEPIQKNAECQVDIPVAAHIPEEYIDSLSLRLDVYKKIAAVTNETESAEVLDELIDRFGDPPKTVAGLVDVALVRNRAAALGIREISQRNGQMLFYFEHINPTMAATVAGKLKGRVLVNAGDKPYISVRMAKESDSIATIRETLDAAEGL, from the coding sequence ATGAAGCTTTTAGGTATTTTAGAGCGTTCTACACAATTTCAAACACTAGTCAAGGGGGTATCCGATGGGAACACCCCCTTTGGTTGCGTGGGCCTGTCGCACATTCACAAGGCACATTTTGCCACCGGTCTGCAGCAGCACTTCAATGCACCAGTGCTTCTGATTGCTCCTGACGAGCCTTCTGCTGTGCGACTCTTTGAGGATATCCGCGCGTTGTTGCCCCAAACAACAGTGCTGCACTTCCCCGCAAAGGAGTTAATGCTACATCCTGCCGAGGCAGTCAGCCGCGAGTATGAGTTTGCGCGGCTTGGCTGCTTAGAGGCGCTGCGCTGCGGTTCCGCTTTGGTAGTTGCTTCCGCCGAGGCGGCACTACAATACACCATCAGTCCCGAGGCGCTCATGACACGTAGCGCGCTTGTTAAAGGCAGTTTTGCAGGCGGACTCGACGGGCTGGTTGCCCTACTGCATGCGGCAGGTTATACCCGCTGTGAACAGGTTGAGGGGGTCTGCACCTTTGCAGTACGAGGGGGCATTGTAGATTTTTTCTCTCCGTCGCTTCCCGAGCCGGTGCGCGTAGAGTTCTGGGGGGACGACATCGATTCGATCTGTTTCTTCTCACCAGACACCCAGCGCCGCGGTGAATTCGCTGATGAAATTATGATCACTCCTGCGCGCGAGGCGCTGCCGCCTGAGGGTGGTTTGGCCCCCATGCTAGAAGCACTACTCTCACAGCAAAAAAAGAGTTCGCCCGCCACTGCAGAACTATCAAGCCTGCTTGAAGCGGTGCGTGCAGATGTTGCCCCCGGCTCACTCGACCGCTTTTTGCCGGTCTTATATGGGCGCCCATTTACGCTGTTTGACCACCTACCCGATAATGGGTTGCTTCTGATATCCGATCCTGCCGCCTGCCGTGAGGGTCTGACCGCAGCGCTCTGGCAGCTTAACGAGGATGTTGTCTCTTTGCTGGAACAAGGGGTCTGCTTTAACGGATGCGATCGTTTTTCGGGCGATTTTGACGATCTGCTCTGCGTGGCCGCCGATAAAAAAAGTGTGATTTTGGATACCTTTGCCCGCTCGGTGCCGGATCTACGGCTGCGCGGGCTGCTCAACGTCCATGCACTGGCACTGGCCCCGTGGGGCGGCGAGCTTGAGCATCTGCTGGAGGATGTCCGTCCTTATCTGCACAGCGGCTTTTCAGTGACGGTGCTGCTACCCACCCGGCGCGGGTGTGAGGCACTGGTTCGCGACCTTGTTGCCGAAGGGGTAGATGCAACCTATGCTGAACGTCCTGCCTTTACGACAGGTGTCATCGTTACCGACCTGACCATTTCGGCGGGCTTTGAATACCCGGAGGATAAGTTTGCCGTAATCAGCCACGCGCGCGCTGCGGCGCCGCCCAAGCGCATTAAAAAGCGGCGGGCCTCCGACGCTATCCGCTCACTTTCCGACCTGAATCAAGGGGATTATGTCGTCCATGCCACACATGGTATCGGCGTTTTTTCGGGTATTGTCAAGCGTGAGGTTCTCGGGGTGGTCAAGGATTATATCAAGATCCGCTACCACGGTACCGATACGCTCTTTGTTCCAGTCACCCAGCTCGATCTGGTCAGCAAATATATTGGTAAGTCAGAAGACGGCATTGTTAAGCTTTCACGCTTGGGCTCGGCTGAGTGGCAAAAAACCCGCGCCAGGGTTCGCGCCGCTGTCGCCGATATGGCCGAGGAACTGACAGCGCTTTATAAAAAGCGGCTTGTCGCAGTCGGCTTCGCCTTTTCACAGGACACCGACTGGCAGCGCGATTTTGAATTGCGCTTCCCCTATGAAGAAACTGACGACCAACTACGCTGCATCGCTGAGATCAAACAGGATATGCAGTCGTCTCGCCCGATGGACCGCTTGCTTTGCGGTGATGTGGGCTTTGGCAAAACCGAAGTCGCAATACGCGCCGCCTTTAAATGTGTGAACGATTCCAAGCAGTGCGCCGTACTAGTGCCCACCACCATTCTAGCCTGGCAGCACTACCAGACCTTCACTCGGCGCATGGAGGGCTTCCCGATACGTATTGAACTACTCTCCCGCTTTAAAAGTCCGAAACAACAGGCCGAGGTGATCCGCCAACTTAAAACTGGCGAAGTCGATGTGGTGATCGGTACCCATCGCCTGCTGCAAAAGGACGTGGAATATAAAGACCTGGGGCTTTGTGTCATAGACGAGGAGCAACGCTTTGGTGTAGCGCATAAAGAGCGTTTTAAACAGCTGCGCGAGTCGGTGGATGTGCTCACGCTGTCGGCAACGCCGATTCCGCGCACCCTCTCAATGGCAATGAGCGGCATCCGTGATATGTCGATCATTGAAGAAGCCCCGCAGGATCGCCACCCAGTACAAACCTATGTGTTGGAGCATGACTGGCTAGTCATTGCAGAAGCCCTAAAACGTGAGCTACGGCGCGGCGGTCAGGCGTTTTATTTGCACAACCGTACAGAGTCGATTGACGGCTGCGCTGCCCGTCTGCGAGAAATGCTCCCCGATGCCCGTATCGCCACCGCACATGGTAAAATGACTGAGGAACAGCTCTCAAAAATTTGGCAGTCACTTGTTGACCGCGATATCGACATTCTGGTTTGCACAACCATCATCGAAACCGGCGTAGACGTCCCCAACTGCAACACGCTGATTATTGAAGATGCCGACCGCATGGGGCTGTCGCAGCTATATCAGCTGCGCGGACGCGTCGGGCGATCGACCCGAAGAGCCTTCGCTTATCTCACTTTCCGCCCGATGAAGGCGCTGACTGAAATCGCTGCTAAGCGATTAAACGCCATCAAGGAGTTCACCGCATTCGGCTCGGGCTTTCGCATTGCGATGCGCGATATGGAGATTCGCGGTGCGGGCAGCGTATTAGGTGCACAACAGCACGGTCATATGGAGGCGGTTGGCTACGAAATGTATCTGCGGCTCCTTTCGGAAGCTGTCGCCGAGTCAAAGGGCGAACCAATTCAGAAAAACGCCGAATGTCAGGTGGACATTCCTGTCGCCGCACATATTCCCGAGGAATATATCGACAGCCTTTCGCTGCGACTGGATGTTTATAAAAAGATTGCGGCTGTCACTAACGAAACTGAATCGGCCGAGGTGCTAGACGAGCTAATTGATCGCTTTGGCGACCCGCCTAAAACCGTCGCAGGCCTGGTAGACGTCGCGCTGGTGCGCAATCGCGCCGCTGCGCTGGGCATTCGAGAAATCTCTCAGCGCAATGGCCAAATGTTATTCTATTTTGAGCACATCAACCCAACCATGGCTGCCACTGTCGCCGGAAAGCTAAAGGGCCGCGTACTGGTCAATGCAGGCGACAAGCCTTATATTTCGGTGCGCATGGCTAAGGAATCTGACTCGATTGCAACCATTAGAGAAACGCTCGACGCCGCCGAGGGACTATGA
- the pth gene encoding aminoacyl-tRNA hydrolase: protein MADIFELFKQISASKSNLPAGPVEYIVACLGNPGRKYENTRHNVGFIAADIIAEKRGFKIDRLRFQSLTGECMVSGKKVLFLKPSTFMNLSGQAVVEAMNFYKVPIEQVIVVHDDVSLAPGRLRIRPHGSHGGHNGLKNIIYLTGQDTFPRIKIGVGEKPHPEYDMADWVLGVPTLEERKLIEQAILKTDDIVELLVAGKLGDAMNRYNGA, encoded by the coding sequence ATGGCAGATATTTTTGAGCTGTTTAAGCAAATCAGCGCAAGCAAATCCAACCTGCCCGCAGGCCCGGTAGAATACATCGTCGCCTGTCTGGGTAACCCCGGCCGTAAGTATGAAAACACCCGTCACAATGTCGGCTTTATCGCAGCCGACATCATCGCCGAAAAGCGCGGTTTTAAAATTGACCGATTAAGATTTCAGAGCCTGACCGGCGAATGCATGGTTTCGGGCAAAAAAGTGTTGTTTTTAAAACCCTCTACTTTTATGAACCTATCAGGTCAAGCGGTGGTCGAGGCGATGAACTTTTATAAGGTTCCAATTGAGCAGGTCATCGTCGTCCACGACGACGTATCGCTGGCTCCCGGTCGACTACGCATACGGCCGCATGGCTCTCACGGTGGGCACAACGGGCTGAAGAATATTATCTATCTCACCGGGCAAGATACTTTCCCCCGCATCAAGATTGGCGTGGGTGAAAAGCCACACCCCGAATACGATATGGCCGACTGGGTACTGGGTGTCCCGACTCTAGAGGAGCGCAAACTGATTGAACAAGCCATTTTAAAAACAGACGACATTGTCGAGCTTCTGGTTGCTGGCAAGCTGGGCGATGCGATGAACAGGTATAACGGCGCATGA
- a CDS encoding ribose-phosphate pyrophosphokinase, whose product MNIHGKDIKIFSCNANKPFAEQIARSLGLPLGDMQVKTFSDGEIALSINESVRGSDVFVVQSTCQPVNNNLMELLIAIDGFKRASAGRITAVMPYFGYARQDRKAKARDPISAKLVADLITTAGADRVLTMDLHAAQIQGFFNIPVDHLLGVPLLCKYYKEQFRDIPHDRLVVVSPDLGSVSRARKFAERIDASIAIIDKRRPTANVSEVMNIIGDVRGKTCIIIDDLVDTAGTLCNAANALVTKGGANEVYAGATHGVLSGPAFDRIEESVLKEMVLLDTIPMLHNTASGKLKELSVAPVFAEAINRIYSDRSVSPLLS is encoded by the coding sequence ATGAACATTCATGGCAAGGACATCAAAATCTTCAGTTGTAATGCAAACAAGCCGTTCGCCGAGCAAATTGCCCGTTCGCTTGGCTTACCGCTTGGTGACATGCAGGTCAAAACATTTTCAGACGGCGAAATCGCTCTTTCCATCAACGAATCGGTTCGCGGTTCCGACGTTTTTGTGGTGCAGTCCACATGTCAGCCGGTCAACAACAACCTAATGGAGTTGTTGATCGCTATCGACGGCTTTAAGCGCGCGTCGGCAGGTCGCATCACCGCTGTTATGCCCTACTTTGGCTACGCCCGTCAGGACCGCAAGGCCAAGGCAAGAGATCCGATTTCTGCAAAGCTGGTGGCAGATCTCATTACTACCGCAGGTGCTGACAGAGTGCTGACTATGGATCTGCACGCCGCACAAATTCAGGGTTTTTTCAATATTCCGGTAGACCATCTGCTCGGGGTCCCGCTTCTTTGCAAGTATTACAAAGAACAGTTTCGGGACATCCCCCATGACCGACTCGTCGTCGTCTCCCCCGATCTGGGTTCGGTCTCTAGAGCAAGAAAATTTGCCGAGCGCATCGACGCTTCTATTGCAATCATCGACAAGCGCCGCCCCACCGCGAACGTCTCTGAGGTCATGAACATCATCGGCGACGTCAGGGGCAAGACTTGCATCATTATCGACGATTTGGTTGATACAGCTGGTACCCTTTGCAACGCAGCCAATGCACTGGTGACAAAGGGCGGTGCAAACGAGGTTTATGCCGGCGCTACCCATGGCGTGCTTTCCGGCCCGGCGTTTGACCGCATTGAAGAGAGCGTTTTAAAAGAAATGGTACTCCTTGATACCATCCCTATGCTGCATAACACCGCCTCGGGTAAGCTCAAGGAGCTTTCTGTTGCACCAGTGTTTGCCGAAGCAATTAACCGCATCTACTCCGATCGTTCGGTTTCTCCGCTGCTGAGTTAA